The following nucleotide sequence is from Candidatus Poribacteria bacterium.
CCACGCCTATCATTGGCAAGCCCCTCGGTACATTTTAACCACGATTCTCGGAACACACCGTCTCGGTGCCCAGAACTTAACGGCTCTCTCCATCTGCTTTTTCAATCGGGATTACCGTCCACAACAAATGCCGCATCAACTGGAGGCGTTTAAAATCGCCGAACTCGCGAATATTAACCAACGTCGGATGCTCTTGACAATCCTGATCGCTACTATCTTCGGTGTGCTTGTCGCTTTCTGGGTGCAGCTGCATCTCTATTACCAATTCGGTGCGGATTCCGGCTATTTTGGACCGTGGGCACTCGGCTACGGCAGACAGTACTTCACACGCTTGACGAACTGGATTACTTATCCCCTCGGTACCGACTGGCTCGGTGTCCTATTCATCGGCATCGGCTTTTCTGTGATGATGCTCCTTACCTACCTGCGAATAAAATTCTTCTGGCTGCCCCTGCATCCATTGGGTTATGTCATGGCGGGCAACCAAGAAATGTCCGACCTCTGGATTCCCTTATTGATTGCCCTGACGTTAAAATGGCTCATCCTTCGGCACGGTGGTATCCAGAGTTATCGACGTGTGATCCCGTTCTTTTTAGGGTTAGTCCTCGGCGATTACCTGATGGGAAGTACGTGGAGTCTCCTAAATATTCTTTTGAATACAACGATGTATCAGTTCTATCCGTAGTCGCGACGTATCAGAGGTCAAAAATCACTTGCGCATACCAACTACCATCGGGTTTTTGCTGAACTTCCAATTGATGATATGTGACACTTTTGATTTCGGTGTAGACCTCGTGTTTATCGAAATTTACGGGTTCACCGTAAACCGTTGCAGACATCTCCGTTTCGCTGCACCGGTGAATATTCGCTTGCTTGAAGAATATCTCCGCTGTCTCATGTCGAAAAATTAACTCATCGAGCCACGCCACAAACAATTCTTCCACGGATTCGGCGGTGAGTTGAATCTCGATTGATTCCGTTTCATCAATCGTATCGACGACCGCCATTGTTTCAAAGAGCCCTCGTGCTGCATTCCGCAAGAGTTCGGATAGATTCTTGCCTCTAACCAATAGCCCCATGTCAGCCGTGTGTTCAAGGTATTCGTACGGTTTCACGTTGTTCTCCATCATCGCGATTTTACTTTCATACCACAATATCATATTCTGAGAATTCAGTCTTGT
It contains:
- a CDS encoding archease codes for the protein MKPYEYLEHTADMGLLVRGKNLSELLRNAARGLFETMAVVDTIDETESIEIQLTAESVEELFVAWLDELIFRHETAEIFFKQANIHRCSETEMSATVYGEPVNFDKHEVYTEIKSVTYHQLEVQQKPDGSWYAQVIFDL